The following DNA comes from Miscanthus floridulus cultivar M001 chromosome 5, ASM1932011v1, whole genome shotgun sequence.
GCTCTGCCTTGTTTCTCCCCTCCTCCTTCCCAGTGTCGTCCTTGGCCACCCATGGGGTGGCTTGTTCCCACAGTTCTATGACCATTCGTGCCCCAAGGCAAAAGAGATTGTGCAGTCCATTGTGGCACAGGCTGTGGCCAAGGAGACCAGGATGGCGGCATCCTTGGTCAGAATGCATTTCCATGACTGCTTTGTCAAGGTAAACTCTGCTTCCTCTGTTATGTTCTTTGTTACATGCTCCGACACAGCTATGACACTTGATACTGCAGTACACTATAACAAGTTAGCGATACAAGTTTTGTACTTCAAGTCTTTTAACTATATGTTGGTACAATAAGATTATGAGTAATCCATATAAAGGTGTTGCCAACAAACATGAAAAGCAAAGGTAAATGGATGAATTCATTACTAGCTTTGGCTGTATAAACCAATAACTTGAAATGCGCTTGTGCAACATGCGTGCCTAAGTATTAGAAAAGTTAGCATGGGAGAATCTATATTATTTTGGCTAACTTCTTTAATTACTATTGATTGATGAGAAAGCCTACCATTGCCCATGCCAGCACTACTTTATGTCCTGGTGACATGATCGAGCCAGTACTATGATTGATTAACTCTATTGTTCTCCTTTTTTGAGTGCTATATAAGATAGTCTTTTTTTTGTGAGCCACACGAGAAGATGTTTACTTAACTCTAGTGCACAATGATTGAAGCTCTCTGTGCAACGTTTGTCATCTCTTACTCAATGCATGTGCCCGATGAATCTACTGTCACCACTACTCTGTAGCATGTGCCTAATCTCTAAACTATTCCATGTGGCTAGTAATTACCAATCTTTTATAACATTGTTACATGTGTAGGGCTGCGATGCTTCGGTGCTGTTGGACAACAGCAGCAGCATAGTTAGTGAGAAAGGGTCCAACCCGAACAGGAACTCCCTCAGAGGGTTTGAGGTGGTCGACCAGATTAAGGCTGCTCTAGAGGCTGCCTGCCCAGGCACTGTCTCCTGTGCCGACATTCTTGCCCTCGCGGCTCGTGATTCCACTGCCCTGGTACGTTCCACTATCAACAACCCTGTCCAACCTTAAGGAAGAGACATGATATTTGTATATATAGCGATAGCTTTGGCAAAGTTAGATTTTTCTGAACTCTAACCTGCAGGTTGGTGGCCCATACTGGGACGTGCCACTTGGCCGGAGGGACTCGCTCGGCGCAAGCATCCAGGGCTCCAACAATGACATCCCAGCCCCCAACAACACACTCCCCACTATCATCACCAAGTTCAAGCGCCAGGGCCTCAATGTTGTTGATGTTGTTGCCCTCTCAGGTGACTTTTCGTGTATTTCTTAGTATCATCTGTCCTTCGTTATTGACCAACTTAACGCACACTCATATTACACAAAATGGATACAATATCATGTGCATATACAGGTGGTCACACCATAGGTATGTCTCGGTGCACTAGTTTCCGGCAAAGGCTGTACAACCAGACAGGCAATGGCATGGCTGACAGCACTCTGGATGTATCCTACGCCGCGCAGCTGAGGCA
Coding sequences within:
- the LOC136449776 gene encoding peroxidase 72-like, coding for MATSMGSLVLLCLVSPLLLPSVVLGHPWGGLFPQFYDHSCPKAKEIVQSIVAQAVAKETRMAASLVRMHFHDCFVKGCDASVLLDNSSSIVSEKGSNPNRNSLRGFEVVDQIKAALEAACPGTVSCADILALAARDSTALVGGPYWDVPLGRRDSLGASIQGSNNDIPAPNNTLPTIITKFKRQGLNVVDVVALSGGHTIGMSRCTSFRQRLYNQTGNGMADSTLDVSYAAQLRQGCPRSGGDNNLFPLDFVTPAKFDNFYYKNLLARKGLLSSDEVLLTKSAETAALVKAYAADVNLFFQHFAQSMVNMGSISPLTGSQGEIRKNCRKLNNGH